The Theileria parva strain Muguga chromosome 1, complete sequence, whole genome shotgun sequence DNA window ACCGGTTGTATTGATGATGATTTGTTTGTAAGAATGACCATATAATATGGGTGATCCGTAGGTCCAAAAGTATCATTTACCGTGCCCAAGATTGTTCTATCATCTTTACATATTATTGAACCCAAATCTAACACTCCACTaccctaaaaatatattttacaattgtATTGATATGATAGAGTAAATATTACTGGTGAAGAGTGTATAATGAGAATATCATCAAAGAATGATTTACAGGTTCCAATTCTACTAATCGGCAATTCTTCAGATACCTTTTCGGGCAAATCAACAGTATCAATTATCtaaaacaataatataatgttatattatattattatatgtatatatttaatgttatataGTGATAGAACCCTTAGATTATCTAGTGGATCCTTAAAATCAGGGGTTAATTGtctgaaaaaataaaatcatagttttaaaaatacgCTGTATGAATTTGATTTGGGGATAAAACGTCCTTTAGTGACTCATATTCAACATCGGAATCTGAAAAATCAATATCCTCGTTTTCAAGATTGAGTTGCGATAGATCTAATCCCAGAGGTTTTGACCTAAAACAGATTATTAAGAACGctttcataatttttataaaaaatacgtTAATGTATCAATAAGGTACGATTTGGggatattatttttaaaagtttttagttcatttattttagtatattcgttctgaaaattatttggtGTGTAAAGTGAATTACTGTGGCAAAATGAGACACAAAGGCCAGATCATCTACTTCTGTTTGGCCGTCAATTACCAACGACTTCTCTTTTTTCATGAATAtatcaatattttacacatttcaagTTATTACTGTACAATTCTtacaatataataaataacaaatcatataatacaattaattataattaaaataaaaaattatttaaaaatcatgaagataattttttaaaataaaagatCATATACTACAAAATTGCCAATTATAGTGTTACAGtatcataattatttaactttttctgtactatattataattttatgtttgaGGTTaggaataaattttttaacatttattctaacccattttttatttctttaaaaaataatttattcaacccttttaataaagtatattttacacctaattttattatacctATTGAGAATTCCcctaatttattaaataataatagaatTTACAATTTCAGAAGACATAGAGGTGGCAAAGTTAAACACAAACTTCGTAACTTAGAGAAAAAGAAGAAACGGGAACAACTTCTCAACGATCAACTTAACTCTgtaaacaataattaaaatttctacACTCtctaatatatttaaacgCAGCAACAACATTATATCATACTGTAAGTGTGTATTAAAATCTATAACTCCATGGAGACTATGTTGAGATGACAACACGGTTTTTACACTTGATACACTCGTACATGATTGACATTCCTTCATCGGCAGACCTGGCTTGGAATGTGGAATATAGATGAGTGTCGTGTCCGCACTTTTCACAGTTGTACTTGACAGTTTGTTTCCCTGATTTATTTGCCGTTTTGGCCTGAAGTAACTTGTTACTCGAGTATGAGCCGTAAACTGAGTCCTTCCACCATTGCTTCTCATTCTCATCAAATATGTACGCACTCCTCATCccatataaatatactttATCATCTCCTTCTTTGTCTgaacatattatatatacaatcGTGATAGTATAGAATTACCTGTATCCATCATATTATAGTAAGAGTCTGACTGatttttggtaaaaattgGTGAAATGATTGAATCACAGTTTTCACACTTTAAAAACTTATTTGGTTTGTGTCTGGGTTGATCTTCAGTTGAATCATCAAAGCCGAAGAACATATGggtgtttttaaaatctacAAACGAACCACAGTTTCTACAACCCATTGATACTAAATAGTCGTATCCTAATTCTACATCTGGATTATCAGAATCTCCTGAAGAAGAATGAGTATCATTAAAATGAGTTGATGTTAATTTGAACTTCAGGTCGGTGATATATTTGCCCTTGAACTGAATTGGACTTTCAGAGTAAAGGTAGTTGACCATATCAGAGGCTTCATTGACGTTGATATTGGCGATTTGTTGCGATACTAAAGGGTCAAGAGGTGATATGAAAATCTCTTCACCTCTTTCACATGATTCATACAATTCATCcatttgtatataattttattaaaatataaaatttaataacaattaaaataaattaaaataatatttataaaaataataaatatatataataatgtgcaataataatatgtaatgtgattctataaaataaaatatttaatatattaatatgttGATtgaatatgtaaaaaaaatatatcaCCAAATTAAATCAAGCCATTatcataataataaaagagaaagattattattttttgttcTTTTTTACTTCCTTGGTGTTATTTCAAATAAGCCTCTTCACCTCTTTTGctcatattttaaacttcttttatacacatttgtttataaaattttaaggtATAAAAATTCAGAAGATTTCAATGGAGAATATAAACTCGTTCTATGCGTTAGAACAGGTATcttctacacattatataaCATGATCTTACCATTTTCCTAATCATTTGAACAGATAGCTATcctttatttattcattataacaatgttaatGTAATAGATTTATGCATGGGTAAGGGTAAAATAGCAGCTCAATGTGGTCATGCCTCTATTGGAGCTTATGCAGATTCCGTTAGGAATAATAATCCGTATGTATATAAATGGTTCAATGATGGCCAAAAGAAagttgttttaaaaatcaacgtattttcaatattattccagttatttacaatgttattaataaatatttgatataatattttattaataggATTACGATGAAATGAGAGAGATAAAAAAACAAGCAAAATTAAAAGGTGTAAACACACATGTGACTATAGATGCTGTAAATtctatatttaattaattttgtttagGGAAGGACACAAATTCCTTCCGGATCTTGTACAGTTATCGCAGTAGGCCCGGGTATACTTTACACATccattatactataaatataaaattataaatatcaccatataacaatattaagttaattatactgtAGTAGTGTATGTGTATGCCATATCTTGATGTTGTATAGGACCTGAACCTCttttggataaaattacaGGCCATCTTAAATTGTTGTAATattctaatattttaaattttgttatacaattatatatattaattacaataatttactgtCTATAAATTTCTATTCCACGCCCGATATCTAAATATcactttatttattttgtatcCTTTTGTTTGCCCACAATTTTATCCTTCAgcatatttatttatgatttttaacaataatttatgaaaatatatcatttaccacaattttttaatatttgacactcactaaattatcaccgtataaatatttgaaaattttactttataatttatttttcactGATGAATTTGAATAGAAAACTAGGCAAAGTTGTGGCCAAATTCTCAGCTGCTACCAAGTCTCGCTCTCTTGCTCCTACGTACCGTTACACTCAGATACAGAAAGGACCAGGCTTTTTCCAGAAGGTATACCGTAAATTCATAGCCCCTTGGTACTTTAGAGCCATTTCAGGCCCATATGAACGCTGGCATCATGCTTGTTTAACCAGATATCTGAGAGAACACGGTAatactttacacatttatgtaaataactgtatAAATATGGTTAGGGTTGTTGTACGACGATTTAATGTGTGAAAGAGAACCAATAATTGAAAGAGCTTTATCTATATTAACGCCAGATTTGGCAACTGCTCGTTTCAGGAGAATAGCCAGAGGTATGCAAATCAGTATGTTAAGGATATATCCTCCACTGGAGGAGCAAAATTATGATCCATTTATACCATATTTGGCGCCATTCGTTGAAGAGGCCAAGTTCCAGTTACAAGAAGAAGAGGAACTCCTAGGTTATCATCCACAGGATAGAAGACTGTTTTGCGGTACACCAGATTTTAGATTTATCTTATTTATGTTAATAcaagtatattaatttaataatccCTCAATAATCGCCTATAATGTCAATATTTTGCTTAGGTGGTACGACAGGATTTGGAGATTTGGAGCCTGGAATGCACTTTTTAGTATCATTTCCATGTATTTACGGAGGTGGTATGGGTAATATGAAAACTAAATAATCTTAACAGTTTTTAAAAcgttaaattttatatttccCAAAATTATACATTTCACATATTAATCATGGTTATTCTATGTGTTTGTTCTcttatcattatttttgagtgaattgtgtaattatttaaatgtaCAATTTATGTGCATAACCGTACCCCCATCCATGAGATCtaaatagtaatatacagcttaaaattatgtaaaataaatttgtagtattaaatagtgtaattttaatttttaatacaaTATATTTCAAGTTTATGTCAGTTTTTTAATCTATGCCATTTTTAAAGTCCGTCGAAAGATTCTATAATATTCTGACTTTCCGACTCTCCGTATTTATTCAATACCTGaccattttaataattttcattcttttttcaaaatattactatatcTTTTCATATACCCCTTGATGTACACTTTTCACACATTAATTCACGTTACCCATCGTTTAGcaattttaaagtatttaatCGATGGAGGAAATAAGTAATGTAGCAAGATTAGAGCGCTTGTTCCATGAGCGAAAGTTGGAGGAACTTGAGAAGGACGGCAAGATTCGTAAACCGCCTCCTCAGTTAAATGATTTCCACACTGAAACGCCCATAAAGCCGAACATTTTCGACTTTATTCCTCCCGAAATTCCACCCGAGTTTTTCGCAATTGATATTGATCAGACTTTTTACCACCCAGATGAGAACATTTTTAGTAAGAATGTTCAGGCATTTAAAAGGGTTAAGAGTTTAGGGTTCTCTCCTTTCTTCTGCACAGGTactcttaaatttatcaagaaattattataaatttacttatttaatttagaaattttaCTTACTAATATCAATAcgataaataaatacattGATTAATGtgattataaattaattgatttgAATAGGGAGGCCTTTTTCTACTTTGAGATATTCATTTGGAGATGAGTTTTTTGAGGATACGGGATACTCCGGGTTTCCAGGAATATATCTAAACGGGACGGTGATCTACGACAGTGCCGGAAAACTAATAAGCCTGACGTACTTCCCGGAAGTTTTTCTCAATGAAATCCTAGAGTTCGCAGTCTCGAACGGCGCAGAGGAACAGTTTCTGTTCTATGACCCTATGGGTCATTACTCTCTGAAGGAAGTTGATGAGAAGATACTTTACATGATCAGAACCATCAAAGTCCCGAACCCAACCATCACAACTGTGGAAGAGTTGTCGAAGAAGAAAATCATTTCAATCGTGACATCGTCGAGGAAAGTTAGACTCGAGAAATCATTCCTAGGCGTGCACTACTCGGTGAGGAATATGGGATTCTCATACCTGATGGAGTTCTGCCCCCTTGGAGTTACAAAGGCCGACGCGATTGTGACGTTAATGAAACATGAGAAGACCAGACCAGAGTCCTGTGCATTTATAGGAGACGGCGATAATGATGTGGAAATCATGGAACTCGTTGACATGTCATTTGCAGTTGCAAACTCGACGAACTTTGTAAAAAAACACGCAAAGTGGATTCTCCACCTCAACTACTACGACGCAGCCTTTTCTTACGTGATGAACcttgtgtataatattaatttgatataatCTTATATTTTAACGCTTATCTGGACCtagattattatttattcgCTTATTCGTCTCATATATGTTGTGTGGCTCCTAGTCTTCCCTGAAataatcatattttaaatttctggttttttattatttttttatcaattttagaaaaattataaagGAGTAGAAAAGTGCCACAACGGCAAAAGGAAACCATCAAACCAACTGTATATAAGAACAACGGtattttatgtaaattaatatttaaccaAGTAACATAGAAATTAGGAATCaaataactataaaataagaTTTCTCTGTGATTTACTAACCATAAATTGATATTTCGTTGACAGAAAATAGCTGCAATACTGAATGAAAGAATCTAACAGTTGGGTATTAGTTTTAGATTTTGGATGTACCTTTTCGTCAACTTTGGTAAGGGCTGTTAGGGAACTAGGGGTCAGATGTGAGTTAGAAAGCCTTGAGAAGTTTAAGGGACTAGATAAGAAGAATTTGCCAAGCGGAGTTTTCCTGGTTGGAGGTAACGAAAGTGTCTTTGACGAGGATGTTTTAAGTGTTGAGAAGTCACTTTTGGACACTCTCAAGGGTCATAAAGTGCCCGTACTCTCACTTTCCTTTGGGATGATGTCGGTTGCAAAGTCGTTTGGCGCTAAATTGAGAAAGACCGACAACAAGGATTACGTTGTTACCAAATGTTCTTTGAAGAGTAGTGAGCTCTTTGACAGTGTGCCAAATAGTTTGACAGTTTTTCTGAACACTCTGGACAGCGTTGAGTCAGTTCCCTCGGGATTTGAAGTTATTGCGAACCATTCTGATGCCCCTGTTGGTCTTTACAACTCAGATTATAACCTATTTTGCCTTTACTTTCATCCAGAGTCCGTAGATACTGAAAAGGGAAATACAATCTTACACAACTTCCTGTATAAGGTCTGTAAGTGTGATAAAACATGGAACCTCCCCGAGTATCTTGAGAGGGAGTTGGAACGCATAAAAGAACAGTGTGGATCTGATAAGAATGTGGTTGCAGCCCTTTCAGGTGGAGTTGACAGCACTGTCTCAGCCAAAATGGTCCAGTCGGTCATTGGTGACCGCTTCCACGGCGTTATGGTCGACACTGGTCTAATGAGACATAATGAGATTGCAGAATGTGAGAAAAGGGTCAGAAAAGAGGTTCCAGGCATTAAACTTACTGTAAGACACTCTCAAAACGTATTTTTCAAAGAATTATCCGGTGTAACCGACCCTGAAATGAAGAGGAAAATCATTGGAAGAGTGTACATTGAGGAGTTTGAAAGGGCAATTAAGGAATTGGGCTTTAATGAGAAGAACTGTTTACTTCTTCAGGGGACAATATATCCGGACATTATAGAAAGTGAGCTTAATAGGCGCAGCAAGTTACCTGTAAAATCACACCACAACGTCGGAGGTTTACCTGAAAGGATGAAATTTGAACTCATTGAACCCGTCAGGTACCTGTTTAAAGAGGAAGTTCGCGAGCTCGGAAGGCTTCTTAAGATGTCAGAGGAGACTTTTAATCGTCAGCCATTCCCAGGCCCTGGCCTAGGTGTCCGTGTTCTTGGTGCTTTAACACCTGAAAATGTACAAAAGGTGCGTATGGCTGATAAGATTGTACGCGAGGAGGTTGAGAAAGCCAAGGCCGACGTTTCACAATACTTTTGCGTTTACTTACCTGATTTAAAGAGCACTGGACTAGTCAGGGGACAACGTGTTTATGGAACCACTGTAGTTGTACGGTGTGTTAAAACAAAGGATTTCGTCACTGCAAAGTGGGTCTACTTTGATTATGAAGTCTTGGACCGCATTTCCCACAGGATAACCTCAGAAGTTCCAGGCGTTAATCGTGTAGTACTTGATATTACTAACAAGGAACCAGCAACAATAGAGTGGGAATAACCACTTTACatacttaatatatattttacattttatatacatattacTACACAAGTGTGTTTATGTAGTATTTATTGTACTATAGTATGTATACACCATGTAGTATactgtatataatataccatGTTACACAAGTATTACACAAAATCGGAGTGTAAATcataacaaaaattaatcttCAACATCGTTTGGACCAAATAACATACAGAATATGTACAGTACGTACTACATTAATGTTATAATTCATCATTCGTGTCCTTGAGGTCATCAGAGAGTTTAATACCAGTGGCCTTCCCAGATAGTATTGACTTGACgaatttattcaaattttcCTATAAACATATGAACATGATTGAGAAACCTTGGAAAACTCGGAATTTAAGGGCAAATAAACACCTTTTGCTAAATTTAAGCCAACTACAGCCGGAAACTCCTTTAACCCAAAGACTCTTTCCCACTGTTCATTCTCACCAACTACGAATCAAATAAGATAGAgcttattatatatattttatattatgcAAATTGTCTAAAAATACCTAAGGAGTATGCCAGAGCAAATGGAGCAGTATGTTTTGAGGCAAAGTTCTTGAGAGTCTTGAGATTTTCTTCCTTCGTTGAGGGTTTGAAAAAGAACAAAAGACAAAGAGGACCACTACATTTCTCTTTCAATTCTGCTACTAAAGTGGCATGAGTTGGAGGGGATAGAGCCTTATCATTCTTCTTCGCAAATGCTAAAATATCAGCAGCGGTTCTCTGGCCTTCATAATTCATAGCAGTTTTAGGGTTCTTTTCTCccttgttaaataataatattgtaggATATCCCTATAAACAAATATGTTGTCGTTGTAACCCAGTAAAAGTTTACATATCAATGAAAGATTTGGATTAAAAGTAGCAACGtagtaatatatatatataaccGATTGATCAAACACAATGGATAAATAATACCTTAACGTTGAATTGTGCGCAAAGAGATTGATGAGAGGTACAATCTACTCTTCCGACTTTAACTCCTTTACTCTTTTTAGGCAAACTCATCCATTCAGGCTCAAGGTTTTTACAGTGTCCACACCAAGGAGCATAAAATTTGACCAACCTAAAGATTACAAAGGTTAGAAGTTAGTTATACATACCACTGGTTATAGGTGTCATCAGTGACTAATGAGTGAAAGTTGTCAGAAGTTAGTTGAACAACAACCTTCTTCGAGTCTAATCAAAATTGTCAGTAAATAAAAAGATTACCTTTCGGAATGAATTTTGCAGCTCTGTGTTTAACGTGTTTTTTAAGGTTTTTCAATGTAAAAGAAACCAAGTCATCCAAGTCCCTACCTTCATCAACGTCTACCACATCAGGTTCAGACTCCTTTCCTAAAGAAATAAGATGAGAACGAATTGGTGGTatattgtaaaatgtgtaatacCATTTCCAAGGAACAGTTTTAGTGATGGGAATGACTTAACTTTATATTTCTTTGACACATTCTCGTCTTTAACGGCTACAACTTGAACCAAATCATGAAAGATGTTAGccaaatttttatacacttCTGAAAactctacacatttcttaCACCTAAAGAGAATTGCACTcgaatttatcaattttatgtaaaaaattacataatttataaaataattgcgttaaaattaaactaatttgaaaatacgattcattgtaaaatttgacTAGTGTGACTTTAAAACTCTTCACTTTATTGTCAAAATCGTCTTCTTTAACCTCCAAGACCTTAGAATCCTTGTAATAACTAGTCCCAAGAGCAAATTTAAAGAGAATAACACAAAATAACAACCTCAAAAATAATCTCGACATTATTCAGTAATCACCAGAAACCACACcaagtattttaaataatttatcatccACACCAATTAAAACAAATCGAGATAACTCAAagtgaatttaaaatataatgaaataatttatgaataGTTTATATTGAAGCCCAATGGAATCAAGTGACTATTATTTTTCCTCTTCACGAaatttctacacatttaattcccttttttatctttacatatttgtaaaattgtactttaaattatagtaaattatggaaagaatattatacatacaCAACTGTGTTATGTCATGGATTCTGAAGAATCTGAGGTGATAAATTTAGAGTCTAACTCCAAAACTCCTACTAGTCATAATGAGCGCAGTGTCTCTAAGCGTCATTCCCAGAGTTTAATCAGCGAGTCTAACTCCAAGCTTCTGCACTTAGGGAAGACTCTCCTCTCTTACAACACTGAGGAGAGTAATAAGTATGCCATTGATATCGCAACCATATTCCTGAGTTCTATACCTCCTGAAGGCCATATTCCACAAGATCTTTTCAATTACATTATATCAATTTTTCACATGTAACTTGTTTTACTTAGATTTAACTCATAATTTCTACTGATAAATGAACTTTtagatattttaaaaatgaatctgtggataaaattttcaataaatttttaacaatttctGCTGCGACAAGTCCTAAACTGGTAAAAATTCattcaaaatattattaacagtgtaaagactacaatattattttcagagGCCTTTGATACTGGAACATTTAGTACGCCTATTAGCTTTAAAAAGGGATTATTCTGGCATAGTTAATGAGGTCACCAGGTATGTTTTAAGGCCTATTAATCTTGTTTTAGACGTTGTAATGAGTGGAATTTGGAGATTCATGAAGTTGCAAAACACTATAAATGGGTCGTAAAACACATCGAAACACTCACTAACATCTATCCACAGAGTGTTCCTCCAGATTTCATGTACtttattacataattttactttaatattgatttaattatatattgtgtattaatttatatgttAATGAATATTTAGAGTGGAGTTGGAGGATGTACTGTTAACGTACTTGGAGTATGAGAGATTGCCGAATAAGAATTTGCTCAGTTTGTACACCAGGATTTGTGGTTCCAAATCACTGGACCTGATTAATAAATACATTGCAGTGTTTCCAAGAATCTACTTTTTACGTTTCCACCGACTTAAACTTCTtttaaaggtattttattttactaatttcattaatttttaggattCAAATTCCGACAAATCACTCATAGTACCTCTTTATACCATTCgttatatacatatatatatatatatataaatgtatgtgtataaatttgtaggaAGAGGATTTGATTAAATTCGTTGAGCTTTCAGGGTATTTTCTATAAAACATACATAAACTATGTATTGACAATGGTTTTTAGATATTCCTCACTGAGTGTGGagtttttaaacttttataACAGATTTGTTTCCACCGACAAGCTGATCCCCTTGTTATTCACCACTGCAGTATCTTACTATTCTGTTAGATTTTGTCTAGGTTACCGTACCGCATTTAAAACGCAACTGGGACTGCTTATACAAAGCTATAAAAAATAGAAGAGATAAGggtttattttataattttgtattattttatagataCCGTTATGGGCACCATAAAAAGATCTTCACTTGTTTCAATTTTCAATATCCCaagtaatatattatattttaaactatttttacaGACAGTATTGGaagaaaaataactaaaaagGCTCGGAGGTCTTTTTTAACCGTGGCTTCACTATTTGTGGACCAAAATCACCTCAGGCTTCTCACTAATCAACTCCACACACTGTAATATACTAAACCTCGTAGAATAGTACATAGtatatcattattaaaacaCTTTAATTACTTTTAATGGGTTAAAGCCTCTGTTTCAGCAATTTGTTCGTGTTTTCTATCACTTTTGACACAAATTCCAAAATCAATTCTGAGAGGCCGTACGACCGTCAGGCTGACGGTTGTTCGGGATCGAGTACAGTAGCATTCTTTTAAACGAAAATAACGATcaaaacaaataaaaagtTGTAATACCATTTATACTATCTAAATATACaagtatatattaaataccTTGCGgattaataaattcataCTTTAAGTGGACTTTCTCTATATGTTTCAGCAGCAGTTTCAGTTTCTGCATCTCTATCGTAAGTGTGTTTCATGGGTTCAAGGTCAGAGTCGAGCTTCAGACGCTCTTCTGAACGGCTTCTCTCGTATGATCTTCTGTCTGAAACGCTCCTAGAACGGCTCCTGGTCCTATCTGAAGGTGACCTGTCGCGTGATCTGGGGCGCTTATCGTAAGGTGATCTGCTTCTGTCAGAAACTGATCTCACAGACCGACTTCTACGGTCAGAAAGTGACCTAGACCTCCTCTCATATGGTGAACGGGACCTATCTGACCTACTTCTCTTGTCGGAAAGAGACCTTGATCTCCTGTCGTAGGGCGACCTTGACCTCACAGACCTACTCCTGCGGTCAGACACGGATCTCGACCTCCTATCATATGACCTGTGCCTGGACCTAGACCTAGACCTCCTGTATTCGTCTTTTTTGACTCTAATACGGCAGCTGTCGTCTGGAGTGCTGAGCTCTGAGCCATCGAGTTTCCTAATGGCATACTTCATGTCAGACTTGTGCAGGAAGTCCACAAACCCCTTTCCGTGGACTATATTTACGTAACCAACGGGACCAGCCTTTCTCATGTGGTCCTTCAAATGCTGCCACCTGCATCCATGAGGCAGATTCGATATTACCAAACGATAATCAGTTctataacaattttacatatatGCTTATGTATATAgagtataatatactaataactACGTATATAGGgtataatatgtaataagTATGTATATAATCTGTAGTTATAAGTTATATAGAAtatctaaattataaattaaaatataaaccTGGTTGGTGGAGGATATCTGTTTGATCTGTCACGATCTCTTGGTCTCTCGTAACTGGGATATCTTCTAGGTCTCTTTTCTCCGGCGAACTCGACCCTAAGTCTGTATCTATCATATTCGTAGCCGTCGCGAGAATCTACAGCGTCCTCAGCAGATCTGACACTGGCAAACTCTATAAAGGCATATGAAGTGTAATTTGATGTTTTGCCATGCTTTATGTCAATATCTTTTATTTCTCCAAACtacaaattatcattaatatgatataatcaaataattagataaataaatgaatgAATAAGAAAAATACTTTATCGAAAAGGTCCTGAATATCCCTTTCATCGACCCTGTCGGGAAGATTTCCTACAAAAACACAAGATGGTGAACGATTTGCTTTGCCGCCTTTGTAAACCATTTTAGAAtctaaacaattatatcACCGTTATA harbors:
- the srsf1b gene encoding RNA recognition motif family protein (or RNP domain; RBD; RRM), translated to MVYKGGKANRSPSCVFVGNLPDRVDERDIQDLFDKFGEIKDIDIKHGKTSNYTSYAFIEFASVRSAEDAVDSRDGYEYDRYRLRVEFAGEKRPRRYPSYERPRDRDRSNRYPPPTRTDYRLVISNLPHGCRWQHLKDHMRKAGPVGYVNIVHGKGFVDFLHKSDMKYAIRKLDGSELSTPDDSCRIRVKKDEYRRSRSRSRHRSYDRRSRSVSDRRSRSVRSRSPYDRRSRSLSDKRSRSDRSRSPYERRSRSLSDRRSRSVRSVSDRSRSPYDKRPRSRDRSPSDRTRSRSRSVSDRRSYERSRSEERLKLDSDLEPMKHTYDRDAETETAAETYRESPLKV